One genomic segment of Schistosoma haematobium chromosome 6, whole genome shotgun sequence includes these proteins:
- a CDS encoding hypothetical protein (EggNog:ENOG410VENC~COG:A): MKIPWPKEFEAVAELVGVKGPKAELVVLGALLRGRAKAVYDSLDGAGGKTTGEAVAERLAAEFGSPVDGEDAPQKFRLARLPVDGGPLVLAVELTRLLRRALPSLDEESEAQLLASQFVESVPATVSQQLKLVNAAQPMDISELAKVTRQLMTRTVAPVGCEKQEMSNVEKKIEELEREIAAIQVNNKRNDKCYACGGTGHWKINCPTRRRRRYVRRYNECSFYPRNLGIVALVDRGAVYTRVNINERDLVCLIDTGAAVSLIGKEQCKRIKPCTLAVHTIGGHMLEVFGVSNSIVKLGDAEINFPFVVTTSLSRPILGADFLKEVKAIVDLRNGKVVTKYGSLTIHESSEVAEIRVAADVSSKKPNIHELCKKYAKLFTGDGEPYGLCDRVKHEIPIKNSRVNIFASRRVPVHLEAEVNRQVQEMLKEGIIEEADSPYSSPVLLVKKPNGKYRFCVDFRELNNITDLKPCAMPTVVETLDRLQNATVFTVLDLRSGYWQLPIKQSDRSKTAFTVRDKQYQFKRMPFGLAGAPFTFRRLMTLLLKNLDNVEVYGDDVVVYSQTEADHIKHVEAVLKRIDEFGLRINKDKSQIAKSSVTLLGHKVGNGEIKPLPEKILTIKNIAVPNSKRKLRQFLGRAAFYSRFVKNFNEIAAPLYKLLSGTKFTWTDTAEQTFNRIKNMLDDRQMTLRLLEPGRLFTVATDASDHGIGAVLSQADRVVEYASSHPLNRSIQPSKRSV, from the coding sequence ATGAAGATTCCATGGCCGAAGGAGTTTGAGGCCGTGGCGGAGCTGGTGGGAGTGAAGGGGCCGAAGGCGGAGCTGGTGGTGCTGGGGGCGCTTCTGAGAGGCAGGGCGAAGGCTGTGTATGACAGCTTGGACGGTGCTGGCGGGAAGACGACAGGGGAGGCAGTCGCGGAGCGGTTGGCGGCGGAGTTTGGCAGCCCAGTGGACGGGGAGGACGCGCCGCAGAAGTTCCGGCTGGCGAGGTTGCCGGTCGATGGTGGCCCACTGGTGCTGGCTGTGGAGCTTACCAGATTGTTACGCCGTGCGCTGCCGAGTCTCGATGAGGAGTCGGAGGCACAGTTGTTGGCGTCACAGTTTGTCGAGAGTGTGCCTGCCACCGTCTCCCAACAGCTGAAACTGGTAAACGCAGCGCAACCGATGGATATCAGTGAACTGGCGaaggtgactcgtcagctgatgaCGCGAACAGTAGCTCCGGTCGGGTGCGAAAAGCAGGAGATGAGTAATGTCGAGAAGAAGATTGAGGAGCTGGAGCGTGAGATTGCAGCAATACAAGTGAACAATAAAAGGAACGATAAATGTTACGCTTGTGGAGGGACAGGACATTGGAAGATAAACTGTCCAACAAGACGAAGACGCAGATATGTTAGACGTTACAACGAGTGTTCTTTCTATCCTAGGAATCTGGGGATTGTTGCGTTAGTAGACAGAGGGGCAGTATAtacgagagtgaacataaatgagCGAGATTTAGTTTGTCTGATCGATACAGGTGCAGCAGTATCGTTAATAGGCAAAGAGCAATGTAAGAGAATCAAGCCGTGTACATTAGCTGTCCACACGATAGGGGGCCATATGTTAGAGGTGTTTGGCGTATCTAACAGTATCGTAAAATTGGGGGATGCTGAGATAAATTTTCCGTTCGTCGTAACCACAAGCTTATCGAGACCGATATTAGGAGCAGATTTCCTAAAAGAAGTAAAAGCGATAGTTGACTTAAGAAACGGTAAGGTGGTCACGAAATATGGTTCATTGACAATACACGAAAGTAGCGAAGTGGCTGAAATAAGAGTTGCAGCGGATGTCTCGTCAAAGAAACCAAACATTCACGAGTTATGCAAAAAGTATGCGAAACTATTCACGGGAGATGGGGAGCCGTATGGACTTTGTGACAGAGTAAAGCACGAAATACCGATAAAGAACAgtcgagtaaatatatttgcatcACGTCGTGTCCCGGTGCATTTAGAGGCCGAGGTAAATCGTCAGGTCCAGGAAATGTTAAAAGAAGGTATAATTGAGGAAGCGGACAGCCCATATAGCTCGCCGGTACTCTTGGTAAAGAAACCAAAtggaaagtatagattttgtgtcgacttcagagaattgaataatataacagacctgaagccttgtgcaatgccaacagtggtggaaacattagatcggctacagaatgccacggtgtttacagtgctggatttacggtcaggttattggcaactgcctataaaacagagtgatcgaagcaagacagcgtttactgtacgtgataaacagtatcaatttaaacgaatgccgttcgggttggcgggtgcaccgttcacgttcagaagattaatgacactactgctcaagaatctagataatgtcgaggtatatggcgacgatgtagttgtgtacagtcaaacagaagcagatcacatcaagcatgtggaagcggtcttaaagcgaattgacgaatttggacttcggattaataaggacaagtcgcagatagcgaaaagtagcgtcacattgttgggacataaagtgggaaatggagaaataaaaccattgccggagaaaattcttaccataaaaaatattgcagtacctaattcgaaaaggaagttgagacagttcctgggaagagcggcgttctacagtcggtttgtcaagaatttcaacgaaatagcagcacccttatataagttattgagcGGCACCAAGTTTACGTGGACTGACACTGCCGAACAAACGTTCAACCGAATCAAAAACATGCTAGACGATCGCCAGATGACGCTCAGACTGCTTGAACCGGGAAGACTGTTTACAGTGGCCACAGACGCGAGTGATCATGGTATAGGTGCTGTGTTGAGTCAGGCTGATAGAGTGGTGGAATACGCGTCCTCACACCCGCTGAACAGAAGTATTCAACCATCGAAAAGGAGTGTTTAG